In Candidatus Woesearchaeota archaeon, the genomic window AATTCTCATGTATTTCGTTTTCATAATGGCTGCTGTAATCGGGTTTGTCAACAATCTCCTGACACAGCAGATGCTCAACATGATGGTTATTATGGGATTATGCATCCTTATACTTGCGCTGTGGCCATATGTCAAGACGCTTAATGATGAGGAGCGCGAGCTTGACTCAATGCTGAAGCAGCTGTTCCAATGAAATCTTTTTTATGATTTTCTTATTTGCATCTTTCTTAGCAAAAATTTTTAAACCGGCATATTTTATCGGCATATATCATGAAAATCGAGAAAGTAAGGGGCACAAGGGATTTTTACCCTGAGGAAAAGCGAATCCAGAACTTCATTTTCGGAGTATGGAAGGAAGTTGCTGAGAGGTACGGCTACGAGGAAGTAGACGGCCCTCTGATTGAGCCGATTGAGCTCTGGCAGGAGAAGTCAGGCGAAGAGATAGGCAGGCAGATGTACACTCTTACTGACCAGTCAGAAAGAAAGCTTGCAGTAAGGCCTGAGATGACACCAACTGTTGCAAGGATGGTTTCGCAGAAGCAAAAAGAGCTTCCAAAGCCGATAAAATGGTATTCAATCCAGAGGTTCTGGCGCTATGAAAAGCCCCAGTCAGGAAGGTTGAGGGAGTTCTGGCAGATTAACCTGGATGTGCTTGGAACAGAAGAGATATCAGCTGATTCAGAGGTTGCTGCAACAGCAGTTGAAATCATGCTGAAGTTCGGGCTCTCTGAAAAAGACTTCTATGTAAGGATAAACAACAGGAAACTCATGAAATCCCTGCTCTCTTCTATTGGAATTCCAGATGAAAAAATCAAGATGTTATGCAGGCTTATTGACAAGAGAGACAAGATGCCGGAGAAAGAGTTTTCAGCAATGCTCTCTGAATCAGGGCTCTCAACTAAACAGCTTTCTCTGCTCATGAAAATCCTTGATTCTCCAGATTATTTTGAGAAGATTGATGAGAAATCTCTTGATTCTGAAGGGAAGCAGGGCATGTCTGAATTAAAGCAGATGCTCTCATACCTTTCAGCATTCGGATTCCTGAAATACTGCAGGGTTGACTTGAGCCTTATGAGAGGGCTTGACTACTACACTGCAAATGTCTTTGAGGTGTTTGACTGCGAAAAGGAGTTCAGGGCAATTGCAGGCGGCGGGCGCTATGACAACCTTGTCTCGCTCTTTGGCGGCGAAAAGTGCCCAGGCGTTGGGTATGCAATGGGAGATGTAGTTCTTGGACTGTTCCTTGAGAAGAAGAACATGATTCCAAAACTTTCTAAGAATCTGGATTTCTTTGTTGCCTCAACATCAGAATCGCTTAATCCAAAGGCAGTTGAGATTGCGCAGATTCTGAGGAAAAAGTATTCCTGCGAGACAGACCTCATGGGAAGGAACTTTTCCAAGCAGATGAAATACGCTGATTCAATAGGGGCAAAAAACCTGATTGTGATAGGCGAAGACGAAATAAAAAGCGGGAAACTAAGGATAAAGAACATGGAAACAGGGAAAGAGACAGCAGTTTCAATCTCTGAAATAGGAAAGATATGATTTCTTAATTATGATTTTTCCATATTCCGAAAGTTATTTAAAAAACAACCTTTTGTGTTTTACCCATGCTTTCGGCATTCATAAAAAAGCTCCTCTTTTCCGGAGAGTTCATGATAGAGGGCGGAAGGGTTGAGGTTCTGGAAGAGCGCGAATTGATGCTTCCCTCATTAATGCTTGCAAGAATTCAGGAGATGGCGCCTGAAAAGGTTTATTCAATAGCAAAAGAGAGCATGAAAGAGGAGATAGATAGGTTCACAAGGAAAGTAGGAAACAGCAAGGCAGAAATGATAGTGATGCTGAAAAACTTCTTTGATACAATTGGGATAGGGAGCATTGAGGTTGAAGACCTTGACATGATTAAGAAGCGCTCAATAGTAAGAATTCACGACAATGCAGTTGCGCTAGTCAATGCGCTTGAAAAAAAGAAAACTCCATGCATGCTCGCAGCAGGCATTCTTGCAGGAATATTCTCCTCAATCTTTGATTCAGACTGCGACTGCGAGGAGAAGGCATGCGTCCTAAAAGGAAGCGCATACTGCGAATTCACAATCAAAACCAGATGAAATTCAAAAAAAGGTGATATTATGAAGTGCAAAACAGGAATAAAGGGATTTGATGAACTTGTCGAAGGCGGACTAGTGGAAGGCTCGTCAGTTCTGTTCACAGGAAATCCCGGAACAGGAAAGACAATCTTCGCATTGGAATTCCTATATAACGGAGCAACCAAGTTTAATGAGAAAGGGCTCTATGTATCGTTTGAGGAAAGGGCAGAAGAAATCAAGGCACAGGCAAAGCAGTTTGGATGGGACTTTGGGAAGCTTGAGAGGGCAAAAAAGATTCAAATCTTAGCAATTCCGGTTTCAGACATAACTGCTGAGACAGCAGGAGAAATCATAAAGCTCTGCCGAAAAGATGGAATAAAAAGGCTTGTGATTGACTCAATCTCAACTCTTGCGATAAACGCGCCGATATACGCAACCCACCAGGAGCTCACTGTAAAGGATGTGCTGAAAGAGGATGTGTTCTTCTCGCCGCCGATAATTGGGGAAATGATTGTGAAGAGGTTCATCTACACTTTCATAGACAACCTGAAGGATTTGCAGAGCACAACTAAACTGCTTGTATCTGAGGCAACTGAATCAGGGGCTTTCCCTGAGAACGCTCTCGCAGAGTTCCTTACAGACGGCCTTATCCACATAACATTTGAAGGGCTGGGCGGTTCATACTCAAGGAGCCTTATCGTAAGAAAAATGAGGCAGACAAGAAACGATGAGGACATCCACCCAGTTGAAATTGCAAAGAGCGGGATAATAATACACAGCCTGGAAGAGAAATAAATATTTTTTAAATTAATTTTCTTTTAAAAAGAGGGAGTAATGGCAATAAATCTTAATTTAATAACAAAATTAATCGGCTTGAATGCCCTCACATTTTCTGACGGGGAATTCAGGATATGGAATGTAGGGATGATGTTTTTCCCTTACAAGGTTACTGCATTTATACAGCATTTTTTTGAGGAGAAATTCGGGAAAAAGGCAAGCGACGCCCTTTACTACATAGGAAAGCTTCAGGGATACAATGGAACAATGCTATTTATGAGGAAATATGGGATTAAGAGCGTTTCAGGAATGTATGAGCTTTTCGGGCAGCAGACCGCAATGATAGGAGTTGGAACAGTAAAGTTTTCAGCAGATGAAAAGAAAAAGGAAGTCATCATAGAATCTGTAGCAAACCCATACATGCAGAATTACATGCTCTCTTACGGAAAAAGCGGAGAGTTCTCAGACCACTATCTCAGAGGGCTTGTGACAGGCGCAACAGAAGCAGCTTTAGGGGAAGAACTTGTTGGAATTGAGACAAAATGCATCTCAAAAGGGGATTCTCACTGCGTATTTGAGATAAAGGGAAAGGAAAAATGGAACCTCAAGGACCCTTCCATTAAATCGCAGTTCCCAAATGACGATGTAAATTACAAAGGGCTACTTAAGAAGCTCCAGATTAACACTCTCGCAAAGTCAAGCATGAATTACGGGGCGATTGCCTCAAACTTTTTCAAAACAAAGAAAGTGAGATTTGATGAAAGCGGCAAATTCTACCTGCTGAATGTTGATGGGATGAGCATGCCAATGGACACCTGCGTCATTTTCATAGAAACATTCAAAGAGCTTTTTGGAAAGGAATCTGAAAAAATACTTTATGAGGCAGGAGAACTGTTTGCAAAGGAAATACTGAAAGAAAAGCCAAATTCAGCAGGCGAGCTTAACAAAATTTTTTCAGAATGGCAGTCTTTCGGGTTTGGGCATCTCGAATTGATGAGAGCAGATGAGAAAGGCAACTTATCGCAGGTAAAGCTTTCCCAGCACAATTTTGCTCTTCATTACTCCAAGATATTCGGATTGCAGAAGAACCCAAAGGACTGCTTTATGACTGGGCTTGTAAACGGAATCCTTGAGGCTTTCTATGGAAGAAATCTTTCTACTTTAGAGACTCAGTGTGTAATGCAGGGCAAATCCCAGTTCTGCTACTTTGAAACAAGGCCAGAAAAATAATGATTTAATTCTTTCTTGCAACAGCGAGATAGCTGTTCCCGAGAAAAGTTTCCCGTATAGTTTCAACTTCAAATCCAGCTTCCTTTATCTTTGAACAAAGGGCTTCTTTTGAAAAATAGCTTTCTCTTATTATATCTGAAGATATATTCACAATATCATTGGAGTCCTTCCAGAATTTGACATCCTTTGATTCTTCAGGGCTGAAATTTTCGTTTATTCTTTTCATGAACTCGTCTTCAGGAAGAAGAACATTCTCGTTGAAGTTTGTTATCACAGCATAGCCGCCTGGCTTGAGAATCCTGTAAATCTCAGAGAGCGCCTTTTCCGGCTCTTTCAATGCATAAAGAAGATTAACACAGGTGACATAATCAGCAGAACCGCTTTCTATTGGAACTCCTTCAACTACATTTGCCTCAATCTTTAAGTATTTAACATCAGGATTAGCTTCCTTTGCCTTATCCTCTGCAAGAATAAGAGCGTCCTTTGAGAGCTCAACACCAGTAATATCATACTTTTCTGCAAGCATCTTTGAGAGGTTTCCTGTCATCACAGGCATATCCACAACAAGCTTTCTCTCAAGCCCGCTGTCCCGATTCTCAATTTCTGAGACAATCTCCTCATACATTTTCTTGTAAGAAGGAACAGCAGCAAACATTGCATCGTGGACAAGCATGAATGTCTTAAGCGGGTCATT contains:
- the hisS gene encoding histidine--tRNA ligase, producing the protein MKIEKVRGTRDFYPEEKRIQNFIFGVWKEVAERYGYEEVDGPLIEPIELWQEKSGEEIGRQMYTLTDQSERKLAVRPEMTPTVARMVSQKQKELPKPIKWYSIQRFWRYEKPQSGRLREFWQINLDVLGTEEISADSEVAATAVEIMLKFGLSEKDFYVRINNRKLMKSLLSSIGIPDEKIKMLCRLIDKRDKMPEKEFSAMLSESGLSTKQLSLLMKILDSPDYFEKIDEKSLDSEGKQGMSELKQMLSYLSAFGFLKYCRVDLSLMRGLDYYTANVFEVFDCEKEFRAIAGGGRYDNLVSLFGGEKCPGVGYAMGDVVLGLFLEKKNMIPKLSKNLDFFVASTSESLNPKAVEIAQILRKKYSCETDLMGRNFSKQMKYADSIGAKNLIVIGEDEIKSGKLRIKNMETGKETAVSISEIGKI
- a CDS encoding AAA family ATPase translates to MKCKTGIKGFDELVEGGLVEGSSVLFTGNPGTGKTIFALEFLYNGATKFNEKGLYVSFEERAEEIKAQAKQFGWDFGKLERAKKIQILAIPVSDITAETAGEIIKLCRKDGIKRLVIDSISTLAINAPIYATHQELTVKDVLKEDVFFSPPIIGEMIVKRFIYTFIDNLKDLQSTTKLLVSEATESGAFPENALAEFLTDGLIHITFEGLGGSYSRSLIVRKMRQTRNDEDIHPVEIAKSGIIIHSLEEK
- a CDS encoding 4-vinyl reductase → MAINLNLITKLIGLNALTFSDGEFRIWNVGMMFFPYKVTAFIQHFFEEKFGKKASDALYYIGKLQGYNGTMLFMRKYGIKSVSGMYELFGQQTAMIGVGTVKFSADEKKKEVIIESVANPYMQNYMLSYGKSGEFSDHYLRGLVTGATEAALGEELVGIETKCISKGDSHCVFEIKGKEKWNLKDPSIKSQFPNDDVNYKGLLKKLQINTLAKSSMNYGAIASNFFKTKKVRFDESGKFYLLNVDGMSMPMDTCVIFIETFKELFGKESEKILYEAGELFAKEILKEKPNSAGELNKIFSEWQSFGFGHLELMRADEKGNLSQVKLSQHNFALHYSKIFGLQKNPKDCFMTGLVNGILEAFYGRNLSTLETQCVMQGKSQFCYFETRPEK
- a CDS encoding class I SAM-dependent methyltransferase gives rise to the protein AYFDMLTREIDMTFDQSSSHFVVYKKDGMIPISTIRVVPKEKIRLPVEFGILPDSSFYEVKDKDSSEISHTANLTTDKAKEKGVSFRTFAESLKMIFSAAIRYNISNKIGSVVLTYDENDIKLENLYLKLGFKMSDASVGYPGYPKRYTVMSMNIAESFENAIKSDNKTQAAIISGIMNDPLKTFMLVHDAMFAAVPSYKKMYEEIVSEIENRDSGLERKLVVDMPVMTGNLSKMLAEKYDITGVELSKDALILAEDKAKEANPDVKYLKIEANVVEGVPIESGSADYVTCVNLLYALKEPEKALSEIYRILKPGGYAVITNFNENVLLPEDEFMKRINENFSPEESKDVKFWKDSNDIVNISSDIIRESYFSKEALCSKIKEAGFEVETIRETFLGNSYLAVARKN